The Micromonospora sp. WMMD961 genome has a segment encoding these proteins:
- the ffh gene encoding signal recognition particle protein translates to MFDTLSDRLSGIFTKLRGKGRLTDADIDATAREIRLALLEADVALPVVKGFIAAVKERARSAEVSQALNPAQQIIKIVNEELINVLGGEGRRLQFAKQPPTVIMLAGLQGSGKTTLAGKLARWLKGQGHQPLLVAADLQRPNAVGQLQVLGGRAGVEVYAPEPGNGTGDPVQVARASIEHAKRAARDIVIVDTAGRLGIDAEMMQQAADIRDAVQPDEVIFVIDAMVGQDAVRTAEAFRDGVGITGVVLSKLDGDARGGAALSVREVTGQPILFASTGEKLEDFDVFHPDRMASRILGMGDVLTLIEQAEQAFDSDQKEKMTAKLMGGEQFTLDDFLDQLIAVRRMGPIANVLAMMPGMGQMKDQLSELDDSHFDRVTAIIRSMTPGERTNPKIINGSRRARIANGSGVTVMDVNQLLNRFADAQKMMKQMGGMMGLPGGGRRKATKSPKNKRKGTKGGGRPRTGAGAGMPGGFPGGMPQLPPGMDPNDLAGSQGLPPGFKLPKIDFNKLGKGGDKGPR, encoded by the coding sequence CTTGAGTGACCGCCTGTCCGGGATCTTCACCAAGCTCCGCGGCAAGGGGCGGCTCACCGACGCCGACATCGACGCCACCGCGCGCGAGATCCGCCTCGCGCTGCTGGAGGCGGACGTCGCGCTGCCGGTGGTCAAGGGCTTCATCGCGGCGGTGAAGGAGCGAGCCCGCAGCGCCGAGGTCTCCCAGGCGCTGAACCCGGCCCAGCAGATCATCAAGATCGTCAACGAAGAGCTGATCAACGTGCTCGGCGGTGAGGGGCGACGGCTCCAGTTCGCCAAGCAGCCGCCAACGGTGATCATGCTGGCCGGTCTCCAGGGTTCCGGTAAGACGACCCTGGCCGGCAAGCTCGCCCGCTGGCTCAAGGGCCAGGGGCACCAGCCGCTGCTCGTCGCCGCCGACCTCCAGCGCCCCAACGCCGTCGGGCAGTTGCAGGTGCTCGGTGGCCGGGCCGGCGTCGAGGTGTACGCCCCGGAGCCCGGCAACGGCACCGGTGACCCGGTGCAGGTGGCGCGCGCGTCGATCGAGCACGCCAAGCGGGCTGCCCGCGACATCGTCATCGTCGACACCGCCGGCCGGCTGGGCATCGACGCCGAGATGATGCAGCAGGCCGCCGACATCCGCGACGCGGTGCAGCCGGACGAGGTCATCTTCGTCATCGACGCGATGGTCGGTCAGGACGCCGTCCGCACCGCCGAGGCGTTCCGCGACGGCGTCGGCATCACCGGTGTGGTCCTCTCCAAGCTCGACGGCGACGCCCGTGGTGGTGCCGCGCTGTCGGTGCGGGAGGTCACCGGTCAGCCGATCCTGTTCGCCTCCACCGGTGAGAAGTTGGAGGACTTCGACGTCTTCCACCCCGACCGGATGGCCAGCCGGATCCTCGGCATGGGCGACGTCCTCACTCTGATCGAGCAGGCCGAGCAGGCCTTCGACTCCGATCAGAAGGAGAAGATGACCGCCAAGCTGATGGGCGGCGAGCAGTTCACCCTGGACGACTTCCTCGACCAGCTCATCGCCGTGCGGCGGATGGGCCCGATCGCCAACGTGCTGGCCATGATGCCCGGCATGGGGCAGATGAAGGACCAGCTCTCCGAGCTGGACGACAGCCACTTCGACCGGGTCACCGCGATCATCAGGTCGATGACCCCGGGCGAGCGCACCAACCCGAAGATCATCAACGGTTCCCGCCGGGCCCGCATCGCCAACGGCTCCGGCGTCACCGTGATGGACGTCAACCAGCTGCTCAACCGCTTCGCCGACGCGCAGAAGATGATGAAGCAGATGGGCGGCATGATGGGCCTGCCTGGCGGCGGTCGGCGCAAGGCGACCAAGTCGCCGAAGAACAAGCGCAAGGGCACCAAGGGTGGCGGTCGGCCGCGTACCGGCGCCGGCGCCGGGATGCCGGGCGGCTTCCCTGGTGGCATGCCGCAGCTCCCGCCGGGGATGGACCCGAACGACCTGGCCGGCAGCCAGGGCCTCCCGCCCGGTTTCAAGCTGCCGAAGATCGACTTCAACAAGCTCGGCAAGGGCGGCGACAAGGGCCCGCGCTGA
- a CDS encoding Uma2 family endonuclease, whose amino-acid sequence MTAAPILPERHEWTVDDLGELPKDLPYELINGRLMVPSPTAVHQEFCVELLLTLRVNCPPEYLVSIDLSMRVDRRNEPRPDVVVIRRKHAGRSPVPVEDALLAVEVVSPTSSFRDMYDKAKVYAHAGVRSYWVVDPLQERVTLTEYALGANREYEQVAHTEDLFVTERPWKVSVDLPALTVRKNDLLAPDEG is encoded by the coding sequence ATGACCGCGGCCCCGATCCTGCCCGAACGGCACGAGTGGACGGTCGACGACCTCGGTGAGCTGCCGAAGGACCTTCCGTACGAACTGATCAACGGAAGGTTGATGGTGCCGTCGCCGACTGCCGTGCACCAAGAGTTCTGTGTCGAGCTGCTGCTCACGCTTCGGGTCAACTGTCCGCCCGAATACCTGGTCAGCATCGACCTGTCGATGCGGGTCGACCGGCGCAACGAGCCACGCCCGGACGTGGTGGTCATCCGCCGCAAGCACGCCGGCCGGTCGCCCGTCCCGGTCGAGGACGCCCTGCTCGCCGTGGAGGTCGTCTCACCGACCTCGAGCTTCCGCGACATGTACGACAAGGCGAAGGTCTACGCGCACGCCGGCGTCCGGTCCTACTGGGTGGTGGACCCGCTGCAGGAACGGGTCACGCTCACCGAGTACGCCCTCGGCGCGAACCGCGAGTACGAGCAGGTCGCCCACACCGAGGACCTGTTCGTCACCGAGCGGCCGTGGAAGGTCTCGGTGGACCTGCCCGCGCTGACCGTCCGCAAGAACGACCTGCTCGCCCCCGACGAGGGGTGA
- a CDS encoding amidohydrolase family protein yields the protein MALHVRGVLLPDDEVRDLWLVGDRVTFTPVPDAETVVDGGFVLPGLVDAHCHIGIARGGAPITSLDQARELARLDRDAGVLAIRDAGSPYPYPELDDEPDLPRLARAGRHVAPPRRYLRDIGVEIDATEVAATVAAQAKAGNGWVKLVGDWIDRGVGDLAPAWDADTLTAAVRAAHDAGVRAAVHTFSESAVEIMVRAGVDSVEHGTGLSLDLIDEMARQGTALVPTMINIATFGGIAEQARGKFPGYAEHMLALRDGFPEVVRAAHEAGVPIYVGTDAGGGIDHGLAAEEMMLLHERAGMAPLDVLAAASWGAREWLGFPGLIEGGLADLTAYPEDPRLDLRVVRAPSRTILRGRVVR from the coding sequence ATGGCCCTTCATGTGCGCGGCGTGCTACTTCCCGACGACGAGGTCCGCGATCTCTGGCTGGTCGGCGACCGGGTGACCTTCACCCCGGTGCCCGACGCGGAGACGGTGGTCGACGGCGGCTTCGTCCTACCCGGGCTGGTCGACGCGCACTGTCACATCGGCATCGCCCGAGGTGGCGCCCCGATCACCTCACTCGACCAGGCCCGCGAGCTGGCCCGCCTCGACCGGGACGCCGGCGTGCTGGCGATCCGGGACGCCGGCTCGCCGTACCCGTACCCAGAGTTGGACGACGAGCCGGACCTGCCGCGACTGGCCCGCGCGGGCCGGCATGTCGCCCCGCCCAGGCGCTACCTGCGGGACATCGGCGTGGAGATCGACGCGACCGAGGTCGCCGCGACGGTGGCCGCCCAGGCGAAGGCCGGCAACGGTTGGGTCAAGCTGGTCGGCGACTGGATCGACCGGGGCGTGGGTGACCTCGCGCCGGCCTGGGACGCGGACACGCTCACCGCCGCCGTGCGGGCCGCGCACGACGCCGGGGTACGCGCCGCGGTGCACACCTTCTCCGAGTCGGCCGTCGAGATCATGGTGCGGGCCGGCGTCGACTCGGTCGAGCACGGCACCGGGCTCAGCCTCGACCTGATCGACGAGATGGCCCGGCAGGGCACCGCGCTGGTCCCCACAATGATCAACATCGCCACCTTCGGGGGTATCGCCGAGCAGGCGCGGGGCAAGTTCCCCGGGTACGCCGAACACATGCTCGCGTTGCGCGACGGTTTCCCCGAGGTGGTGCGCGCCGCGCACGAGGCGGGTGTGCCGATCTACGTGGGCACCGACGCCGGCGGCGGCATCGACCACGGGCTGGCCGCCGAGGAGATGATGCTGCTGCACGAGCGGGCGGGAATGGCGCCGCTCGACGTGCTCGCCGCCGCCTCCTGGGGTGCCCGGGAATGGCTCGGCTTCCCCGGCCTGATCGAGGGCGGCCTCGCCGACCTGACTGCCTACCCGGAGGACCCCCGCCTCGACCTGCGCGTCGTCCGCGCCCCGTCCCGCACGATCCTCCGCGGCCGCGTCGTCCGCTGA
- a CDS encoding TetR family transcriptional regulator, producing MTEQRAATPVRDSIVDAARALTVATGWDGVRMGAVAAAAGVSRQTVYNEFGSKAGLAEALARREVDRFVGDVRAALLTHGSDVRAGAYAAIAHTLTTAADNPLVKAILSSARGGSDELLPYLTTRAEVVLTEASGALIDWAGDHLPGADQAALAFAADAVVRLVVSHIVLPRSPIDQTATALADLAVHLFSAAARPPH from the coding sequence ATGACTGAGCAGAGGGCCGCCACCCCGGTGCGGGACAGCATCGTCGACGCCGCCCGCGCACTGACCGTCGCGACCGGGTGGGACGGTGTCCGGATGGGCGCCGTCGCGGCTGCCGCCGGGGTGAGTCGGCAGACCGTCTACAACGAGTTCGGCAGCAAGGCCGGGCTGGCCGAGGCGCTGGCTCGGCGCGAGGTGGACCGCTTCGTCGGCGACGTCCGTGCCGCACTGCTCACACACGGCTCGGACGTGCGAGCCGGCGCATACGCGGCGATCGCCCACACCCTCACCACCGCGGCGGACAACCCCCTGGTCAAAGCCATCCTGAGCAGCGCCCGAGGCGGCTCGGACGAGCTACTTCCGTACCTCACGACCCGCGCCGAGGTGGTGCTCACCGAGGCGTCCGGCGCGCTGATCGACTGGGCCGGCGACCACCTACCCGGAGCGGACCAGGCCGCGTTGGCCTTCGCCGCCGACGCGGTCGTCCGGCTGGTGGTGAGCCACATCGTGCTCCCCCGCTCCCCGATCGACCAGACCGCCACAGCCCTCGCCGACCTGGCCGTCCACCTCTTCAGCGCCGCCGCCCGCCCACCCCACTGA
- the proS gene encoding proline--tRNA ligase — MARVLTPRAEDFPRWYQDLIAKAKLADNGPVRGTMVIRPAGYAIWERMQAEMDARIKAAGAENAYFPLFIPESYLKREAQHVEGFSPELAVVTHGGGKQLAEPVVVRPTSETVIGEFMAKWIDSYRDLPLLLNQWANVVRWELRPRIFLRTSEFLWQEGHTAHATREDARAYARRILHEAYEDLMVNVIGIPVVVGLKTARERFAGATATYTCEGMMGDGKALQLGTSHELGQNFAKAFDISYSAKEGGREHAWTTSWGTSTRMLGGLIMAHGDDNGLRVPPKLAPIQAYIMIVKDGEGVAEAAAKLRDGLRDAGVRVALDDRTDTAFGRRAVDAELRGYPVRVEVGPRDLAVGNATVVRRTDGSKSPTPVADVVAAVLAALETDQQVLHDQALANRESRTVEVATLAEAIEAAATGWARVPWSAVGVAGEAEANGQGVTVRCLLRADGSVPDSEDEPDLVAILARAY; from the coding sequence ATGGCACGCGTGCTCACTCCCCGTGCGGAGGATTTCCCCCGCTGGTACCAGGACCTGATCGCCAAGGCAAAGCTGGCCGACAACGGCCCGGTCCGCGGCACCATGGTCATCCGACCGGCCGGCTACGCGATCTGGGAGCGTATGCAGGCCGAGATGGACGCCCGGATCAAGGCGGCCGGCGCGGAGAACGCGTACTTCCCACTGTTCATCCCGGAGAGCTACCTCAAGCGCGAGGCCCAGCACGTCGAGGGCTTCTCACCGGAGCTGGCGGTGGTCACCCACGGTGGCGGCAAGCAGCTCGCCGAGCCGGTGGTGGTGCGTCCCACCAGCGAAACGGTCATCGGCGAGTTCATGGCCAAGTGGATCGACTCGTACCGGGACCTTCCGCTGCTGCTCAACCAGTGGGCGAACGTGGTCCGGTGGGAGCTTCGTCCGCGCATCTTCCTGCGTACCAGCGAGTTCCTCTGGCAGGAGGGGCACACCGCGCACGCCACCCGCGAGGACGCCCGGGCGTACGCGCGGCGGATCCTGCACGAGGCGTACGAGGACCTGATGGTCAACGTGATCGGCATTCCGGTGGTGGTCGGCCTCAAGACGGCCCGTGAGCGGTTCGCCGGGGCGACGGCCACGTACACCTGCGAAGGCATGATGGGCGACGGCAAGGCGCTCCAGTTGGGCACCAGCCACGAGCTGGGTCAGAACTTCGCGAAGGCGTTCGACATCAGCTACTCCGCCAAGGAGGGCGGCCGGGAGCACGCGTGGACCACCTCCTGGGGCACCTCCACCCGGATGCTGGGTGGCCTGATCATGGCGCACGGCGACGACAACGGTCTGCGCGTGCCGCCGAAGCTGGCCCCGATCCAGGCGTACATCATGATCGTCAAGGACGGCGAGGGCGTGGCGGAGGCGGCGGCCAAGCTGCGCGACGGCCTGCGTGACGCCGGTGTCCGGGTCGCGCTCGACGACCGGACCGACACCGCGTTCGGCCGCCGGGCCGTCGACGCCGAGCTGCGGGGCTATCCGGTACGCGTCGAGGTCGGCCCCCGCGACCTGGCCGTGGGCAACGCGACGGTGGTGCGTCGCACCGACGGGTCGAAGTCCCCGACGCCGGTGGCCGACGTGGTCGCCGCGGTGCTGGCGGCGCTGGAAACCGACCAGCAGGTGCTGCACGACCAGGCGCTGGCCAACCGCGAGTCGCGCACGGTGGAGGTTGCCACCCTGGCGGAGGCGATCGAGGCCGCCGCGACCGGCTGGGCCCGGGTGCCGTGGTCGGCGGTCGGTGTGGCCGGCGAGGCCGAGGCGAACGGCCAGGGCGTCACGGTGCGCTGCCTGCTGCGCGCCGACGGCTCGGTACCGGACTCCGAGGACGAGCCCGACCTGGTCGCCATCCTCGCCCGCGCCTACTGA
- a CDS encoding DUF402 domain-containing protein, whose translation MHRNVRHGRIGWVRPGRVVSDDERGLLVWIARDSPVAHEVTEAGLGMRAMPFAQWISSSYRLAHGRWNGPPLLKFLPTGAAHSVWWFRDTQGRFAHWYVNLEEPGVRWDDGPVAGVDVVDQDLDVVVRRDLSWEWKDEEEFVERLAFPDDYWVTDEKAVRAEGERVIALAEAGQFPFDGTWCDFTPPSDWDVPDELPPGWDRPPVR comes from the coding sequence ATGCATCGGAATGTGCGGCACGGTCGGATCGGATGGGTCCGGCCGGGCCGCGTGGTCAGCGACGACGAGCGGGGTCTGCTGGTGTGGATCGCCCGGGACTCGCCGGTGGCCCACGAGGTGACCGAGGCGGGTCTGGGCATGCGGGCGATGCCCTTCGCCCAGTGGATCTCGTCGTCGTACCGGTTGGCGCACGGGCGTTGGAACGGCCCGCCGCTGTTGAAGTTCCTGCCTACCGGGGCGGCGCACTCCGTCTGGTGGTTCCGCGACACGCAGGGCCGGTTCGCCCACTGGTACGTCAACCTGGAGGAGCCGGGCGTCCGCTGGGACGACGGCCCGGTGGCCGGCGTCGACGTGGTGGACCAGGACCTCGACGTGGTGGTCCGCCGGGACCTGAGCTGGGAGTGGAAGGACGAGGAGGAGTTCGTCGAGCGCCTTGCGTTTCCGGACGACTACTGGGTGACCGACGAGAAGGCGGTCCGGGCCGAGGGGGAGCGGGTGATCGCCCTCGCCGAGGCCGGCCAGTTCCCGTTCGACGGCACCTGGTGCGACTTCACACCCCCGTCAGACTGGGACGTACCGGATGAACTTCCGCCGGGATGGGACCGTCCGCCGGTGCGCTGA
- the rpsP gene encoding 30S ribosomal protein S16: MAVKIRLLRMGKIRNPQYRIVIADSRTKRDGRAIEFVGVYQPKEDPSIIEVKSERVQYWLSVGAQPSEAVQRLLELTGDWQKYKGLPAPPPLKVAAERADRKAAYEAEAKAAAGLAPETPAKPAKKAAKAAEAPAEAPKTEAPAEAPAADAGEQA, encoded by the coding sequence GTGGCCGTAAAGATCCGGCTCCTGCGGATGGGCAAGATCCGCAACCCGCAGTACCGCATCGTCATCGCCGACTCGCGCACCAAGCGTGACGGTCGGGCGATCGAGTTCGTCGGGGTTTACCAGCCGAAGGAAGACCCTTCGATCATCGAGGTCAAGTCGGAGCGGGTCCAGTACTGGCTGTCCGTGGGCGCTCAGCCGAGCGAGGCGGTGCAGCGTCTGCTGGAGCTGACCGGTGACTGGCAGAAGTACAAGGGCCTGCCGGCCCCGCCGCCGCTGAAGGTCGCCGCCGAGCGGGCCGACCGCAAGGCGGCGTACGAGGCTGAGGCGAAGGCCGCCGCCGGGCTCGCCCCGGAGACCCCGGCCAAGCCGGCCAAGAAGGCCGCCAAGGCTGCTGAGGCTCCGGCCGAGGCGCCGAAGACCGAGGCTCCGGCCGAGGCCCCCGCTGCCGACGCCGGTGAGCAGGCCTGA
- a CDS encoding RNA-binding protein produces MPTPVSRPDMPLRPALEHLVKGIVDHPDDVRVRMVDSRRGKRLEVRVHPEDLGTVIGRSGRTAKALRQVIGSIGGRGVRVDIVDSY; encoded by the coding sequence CTGCCGACGCCGGTGAGCAGGCCTGACATGCCTCTGCGTCCGGCGTTGGAGCACCTGGTCAAGGGCATCGTCGATCACCCGGACGACGTCCGGGTGCGGATGGTCGATTCCCGTCGGGGCAAGCGGCTCGAAGTCCGCGTGCACCCCGAGGACCTCGGCACGGTGATCGGGCGGTCCGGCCGGACCGCCAAGGCGCTGCGTCAGGTGATCGGCTCCATCGGCGGGCGCGGCGTGCGCGTCGACATCGTCGATTCGTACTGA
- the rimM gene encoding ribosome maturation factor RimM (Essential for efficient processing of 16S rRNA): protein MQLVVGRIGKPHGVRGEVTVEVRTDEPEARFAPGAVLRTEPGAVPSPVPANGPGVLFRVPAELTIEESRFHQGRMLVAFEGILDRDAAEALRGTLLVVDSADVAPPDDPEEFHDHQLVGLAVVTPAGERLGEVARIDHAPSSDLLVLRRPEGRTALIPFVRAIVPEVDLAGGRVIVDPPAGLLDL from the coding sequence ATGCAGCTCGTCGTCGGCAGGATCGGCAAGCCGCACGGTGTCCGCGGTGAGGTCACCGTGGAAGTGCGGACCGACGAGCCCGAAGCACGGTTCGCCCCCGGTGCAGTGCTGCGCACTGAACCGGGGGCGGTCCCGTCCCCGGTGCCCGCGAACGGGCCGGGCGTGCTGTTCCGGGTTCCGGCGGAGCTGACCATCGAGGAATCCCGCTTCCACCAGGGCCGGATGCTCGTCGCGTTCGAGGGCATCCTGGACCGCGACGCCGCCGAGGCGCTGCGCGGCACCCTGCTCGTGGTGGACAGCGCCGACGTGGCCCCGCCGGACGATCCGGAGGAGTTCCACGACCACCAGTTGGTGGGGTTGGCAGTGGTGACCCCGGCCGGCGAACGCCTGGGCGAGGTCGCCCGGATCGACCACGCCCCGTCCTCGGACCTGCTGGTGCTGCGGCGCCCCGAGGGGCGTACCGCGTTGATTCCGTTCGTCCGGGCGATCGTTCCCGAGGTCGACCTGGCCGGTGGACGTGTGATCGTCGACCCGCCGGCCGGCCTGCTCGATCTTTAG
- the trmD gene encoding tRNA (guanosine(37)-N1)-methyltransferase TrmD, with translation MRVDVVSIFPEYFAPLDLSLIGRARANGVLQLAVHDLRTWTHDVHRTVDDTPYGGGPGMVMRPEPWGAALDALAPAEATPPRLLVPSPAGVPFTQAMAYELAAESHLLFACGRYEGIDQRVLEHAATRMPVTEVSLGDYVLFGGEVAVLVMVEAVTRLLPGVLGNADSLDEESHAHGLLEAPIYTKPPSWRGHDVPEVLRSGDHGKIARWRREEGLLRTAARRPDLLAALPADRLDKRDIAALDQAGFQLPPGDVAK, from the coding sequence ATGCGCGTCGACGTCGTGTCGATCTTTCCGGAGTACTTCGCCCCGCTGGACCTGTCGCTGATCGGACGGGCGCGGGCCAACGGCGTACTCCAACTCGCCGTGCACGACCTGCGGACCTGGACCCACGACGTGCACCGCACCGTCGACGACACCCCCTACGGCGGCGGGCCGGGGATGGTGATGCGCCCGGAGCCGTGGGGTGCGGCGCTGGACGCGCTCGCGCCGGCCGAGGCCACACCGCCCCGGTTGCTGGTGCCGTCGCCGGCCGGTGTCCCGTTCACCCAGGCCATGGCGTACGAGTTGGCCGCCGAGTCGCATCTGCTCTTCGCCTGCGGCCGGTACGAGGGCATCGACCAACGCGTGCTGGAACACGCTGCCACCCGGATGCCGGTGACCGAGGTCTCGCTCGGTGACTACGTGCTCTTCGGCGGCGAGGTCGCGGTGCTGGTGATGGTGGAGGCGGTCACCCGGTTGCTGCCGGGGGTGCTGGGCAACGCGGACTCGTTGGACGAGGAGTCGCACGCGCACGGGTTGCTGGAGGCGCCGATCTACACCAAGCCGCCGAGCTGGCGTGGGCACGACGTGCCGGAGGTGCTCCGCTCCGGAGACCACGGCAAGATCGCTCGTTGGCGCCGCGAGGAGGGTCTGCTGCGGACCGCCGCCCGTCGTCCCGACCTGCTGGCCGCGCTGCCCGCCGATCGGCTCGACAAACGGGACATCGCGGCCCTGGACCAGGCCGGATTTCAGCTGCCGCCGGGGGATGTGGCAAAGTAG
- the rplS gene encoding 50S ribosomal protein L19, with the protein MNILDALDAQSKRTDLPDFRAGDTVKVHARVVEGNRSRVQIFQGVVIRRQGDGLRETFSVRKVSFGVGVERTYPLNGPGIDRIEVVTRGAVRRAKLYYLRELRGKKAKIKEKREKQPS; encoded by the coding sequence ATGAACATCCTGGACGCCCTTGACGCCCAGTCGAAGCGGACCGACCTCCCCGACTTCCGGGCCGGTGACACCGTCAAGGTGCACGCCCGCGTCGTCGAGGGCAACCGGTCCCGTGTCCAGATCTTCCAGGGCGTCGTGATCCGCCGCCAGGGTGACGGTCTGCGCGAGACCTTCTCGGTCCGCAAGGTCAGCTTCGGTGTCGGTGTCGAGCGGACCTACCCGCTCAACGGCCCGGGCATCGACCGGATCGAGGTCGTGACCCGTGGCGCCGTGCGCCGCGCCAAGCTCTACTACCTGCGCGAGCTGCGCGGCAAGAAGGCCAAGATCAAGGAGAAGCGGGAGAAGCAGCCCAGCTGA
- the lepB gene encoding signal peptidase I, giving the protein MVQTLDEDGTVDPWRRRARRTRRQMPLWQELPLLLVVAFCLAVLIRTFLLQAFFIPSGSMEDTLLVGDRVLVNKVVYDVRDPVRGEVVVFRGTDRWAPQVDEQPEPGVAGRLARTVGDLVGVSRPGEKDFIKRVIGLPGDRVACCDSQGRVTVNGTPLNEPYVLRDSPLDLPPNPSECRSRRFDEVVVPPGQLFVMGDHREVSQDARCQGPVPIDNVVGRAFMVVWPSSRWNSLSVPSTFDDVSGPATASSGAPPVRPTPQGDVLLMLPALVAALRGSRAFRTVTSSPAT; this is encoded by the coding sequence GTGGTGCAGACGCTTGACGAGGACGGCACCGTCGATCCGTGGCGCCGGCGGGCTCGCCGTACCCGCCGCCAGATGCCGCTCTGGCAGGAGCTTCCGCTGCTGCTGGTTGTCGCGTTCTGCCTCGCCGTGCTGATCCGCACGTTCCTGCTCCAGGCGTTCTTCATCCCGTCCGGTTCGATGGAGGACACCCTCCTCGTCGGGGACCGGGTTCTGGTCAACAAGGTCGTCTACGACGTTCGCGATCCGGTGCGCGGTGAGGTGGTGGTCTTCCGGGGCACCGACCGCTGGGCGCCGCAGGTCGACGAGCAGCCGGAGCCCGGCGTCGCCGGTCGACTCGCCCGCACCGTCGGCGACCTGGTCGGGGTGAGCCGCCCCGGTGAGAAGGACTTCATCAAGCGGGTGATCGGCCTGCCCGGTGACCGCGTCGCGTGCTGCGACAGTCAGGGGCGGGTGACCGTCAACGGCACTCCCCTCAACGAGCCGTACGTGCTGCGGGACTCCCCGCTGGACCTTCCGCCCAACCCGTCGGAGTGCCGCTCCCGGCGCTTCGACGAGGTCGTCGTACCGCCCGGTCAGCTCTTCGTGATGGGTGACCACCGCGAGGTGTCCCAGGACGCCCGTTGCCAGGGCCCGGTGCCGATCGACAACGTCGTCGGTCGGGCCTTCATGGTCGTCTGGCCGTCGTCGCGGTGGAACTCGTTGTCGGTGCCGTCGACGTTCGACGACGTGTCCGGGCCGGCCACGGCCTCCTCCGGCGCACCACCGGTGCGACCGACCCCGCAGGGCGATGTGCTGCTCATGCTCCCGGCGTTGGTAGCCGCACTGCGTGGTTCCCGCGCGTTCCGGACGGTGACGTCCAGCCCGGCAACGTAG
- the lepB gene encoding signal peptidase I — MIDEQTDKPRSSFWKELPILLGVAILVAVLVRAFVLQTFFIPSPSMENTLKIDDRVLVNKLVYDFRSPHRGEVIVFKAPTTWSGNPDGEDFIKRVIGVPGDHVVCCDPQERLMINGKSLDEPYIFSMDGVRDKPADQEFDITVPEGRLWVMGDHRSASGDSLEHWQQSGQNITEATIPEDDVVGRAFTVFWPVNRATWLTVPDSFDGIPKP; from the coding sequence GTGATTGACGAGCAGACCGACAAGCCGCGTAGCTCCTTCTGGAAGGAGCTGCCGATCCTGCTGGGTGTGGCGATCCTGGTTGCGGTGCTGGTCCGCGCCTTCGTGCTGCAGACCTTCTTCATCCCCTCCCCGTCCATGGAGAACACACTCAAGATCGATGACCGGGTGTTGGTCAACAAGCTGGTCTACGACTTCCGGTCGCCGCACCGCGGTGAGGTGATCGTGTTCAAGGCCCCCACCACGTGGAGCGGCAACCCCGACGGTGAGGACTTCATCAAGCGGGTGATCGGTGTCCCCGGTGACCACGTGGTGTGCTGCGACCCGCAGGAACGACTGATGATCAACGGCAAGTCGTTGGACGAGCCGTACATCTTCTCCATGGACGGGGTCCGCGACAAGCCCGCCGACCAGGAGTTCGACATCACCGTGCCGGAGGGTCGGCTGTGGGTGATGGGTGACCACCGTTCGGCCTCCGGTGACTCGCTGGAGCACTGGCAGCAGTCCGGGCAGAACATCACCGAGGCCACGATCCCCGAGGACGACGTGGTCGGGCGGGCGTTCACCGTCTTCTGGCCGGTCAACCGGGCCACCTGGCTGACCGTGCCCGACTCGTTCGACGGCATTCCCAAGCCGTAG
- a CDS encoding NUDIX domain-containing protein: MTVYTPRRAARVLLVDAAGRVLLFEGFDPARPGHRYWFTPGGGLDPAETPAAGAARELAEETGLRLDPTALGEAVFSDMTEFTFDGNWYRQEQDFFLLRVQSWQVDTTGFNDIEQRSIADHRWWLPDELAASGERFYPPELPALLARLGQWTAPTRDEASC, translated from the coding sequence GTGACCGTCTACACCCCTCGACGCGCGGCCCGCGTGCTGCTCGTCGACGCGGCCGGTCGGGTCCTGCTGTTCGAGGGCTTCGACCCGGCCCGACCCGGGCATCGATACTGGTTCACCCCCGGTGGTGGGCTCGATCCGGCGGAGACCCCGGCGGCCGGCGCGGCGCGGGAGTTGGCCGAGGAGACCGGGCTGCGCCTCGACCCGACCGCGCTGGGTGAGGCGGTCTTCTCCGACATGACCGAGTTCACCTTCGACGGCAACTGGTACCGCCAGGAGCAGGACTTCTTCCTCCTTCGGGTGCAGTCCTGGCAGGTCGACACCACCGGCTTCAACGACATCGAGCAGCGCAGCATCGCCGACCACCGCTGGTGGCTCCCCGACGAGCTGGCGGCCAGCGGTGAACGGTTCTACCCGCCCGAGTTGCCGGCCCTGCTGGCCCGGCTGGGGCAGTGGACCGCCCCAACTCGGGACGAGGCGTCGTGCTGA